Genomic segment of Sodaliphilus pleomorphus:
ACACGCCGTTGTCGACAGCCTGCAGGGCCATGACGATGTTGCGGCCTTGCTCGCGTGGCAGCACCTGCTCGACGGGAGCGCTCGACAGGGCAAATTGCATGTTGGTATCGGTCACAAAGTACTCGTTTTTCACGTCGGCCTGGAATTTCTCCCAGTCCTTGCGCACCTGCTCCACCATGCCGCCGGGCACAGCTGCCACCACCTTGCCGTCGCGCGGAATGGCGTTGTGCATCTTGCCCGAGTCGAAGCTGGCAAGCCTCAGGTCGAGCTTGTCTTGCTCGATGTAGAGGAAGCGGGCCAGTATCTTGATGGCGTTGGCACGCTTCTTCTCGATGTCGTCGCCCGAGTGGCCGCCGTTGAGGCCCTTGAGCGAGAGCAGGATGAAGTCGTAGCCGGCAGGAGCGTCCTCGCGGGCAAAGTTGAATGTGGCCTCGGTGCCGCAGCCGCCAGCGCAGCTTATGAAGATCTCGCCCTCGTCCTCGCTGTCGAGGTTGATGAGGTACTTGCCGCTCATGAAGTCGCTCTTCATGCCTATGGCACCCGAGAGCTCGGTCTCCTCGTCGCGGGTAAACACGCACTCGATGGGCCCGTGCTCGATGTCGTCGCTGGCCAGGATGGCCAGCTCTATGGCGTCGCCTATGCCGTCGTCGGCACCCAGCGTGGTGCCCTTGGCACGCAGCCAGTCGCCGTCGACGTAGGTCTGGATGGGGTCGTTGTAGAAGTCGAAGTCAACGTCGACGAGCTTGTCGCACACCATGTCCATGTGGCTTTGCAGCACCACGGTGGGGCGGTCTTCGTAGCCCTTGGTGGCAGGCTTCTTGATGAGCACGTTGCCAGTCTCGTCGACTACTGTCTCAAGGCCGTGGTTCTTGCCGAAGTCCTTGAGATATTCAATCATTTTCTCCTCGTGCTTTGACGGGCGAGGAATCTTGTTGATTTGAGCAAACTGATCGAAAACGATCTTGGGTTCTAATTTTGCCATAATATTTTGATTTAAAAGATTAAGTATTCCTTTTTTTTTCACTGTCATCAATCCTGCTGCATCGCGGCCTGGGCGGCACAGCGTGGACACAACCCCTTGACCAGGTAGTTGACCCCTCGCACCCGGTAGCCGGCAGGCAGCTGCACCTGGGGCACGTGCACCTGGCTCAGGCAGAAGGTGCGGTTGCAGCGCTCGCAGTAGAAGTGCACGTGGCGGTCGCTGTCGTGCTCGTCGCCGGTGCCGTGGCACAGCTCATACTTGGCACTGTCGCTGCCGTCCTCGATCACGTGCACCAGCCCGTGCTCCTTGAAGGTGGCCAGCGTGCGGAAGATGCTGCTCTTGTCGATGGTGGCGATGCCCACCTCGAGATCGCTCAGCGACAGCGGGTTGCTGGCCTGGGCCAGAGCGCCCGCGATGATGATGCGGTTGGCCGTGGGCTTCACGCCATGGCGCTGCAGCATGTCCAGTATCTCGTTGCTATTCATCGTGCACCTCCTTGTCGTTGTTGCCGCTGGCCACCACGCGCACCAGCTCGATGCGGGCGGCCGACTTGCGCAGCACCGTGAGGGTGTAGCCGCCCTCAACCTCGATATGGTCGCCCTCGTTGGGCATGGCCTCCAGCTCGTGCAGGATGAGGCCGGCTATCGTCTGGTACTCGTCGCTCTCGGGCAAGTCGAGGTGAAACTCCTCGTTGATTTCTTCTATCTCCTTGCGCCCCGAGAACTCGTAGGTGTTGTCGCCTATTTGGCGGGCAACGAGCTTGTTGCGGTTGCGGTCGTGCTCGTCCTCGATGTCGCCAAATATTTCCTCGACCAGGTCCTCGAGCGTGACCATGCCGGCTGTGCCGCCAAACTCGTCGACCACGATGGCCATCGACCGCTTCTCGTGCAGCAGGTTCTGCATCATCACCTTGGCAAGCATCGTCTCGGGGGCAAAAAGCACCGGCTTCACCTGGTCTTTCCAGTTCACGTCGGTCACAAAGAGCTCGCTCACCGAGATGAAGCCCAGCACGTTGTCGATGTCGTCGTGATACACCACCAGCTTGCTCAGCCCCGTCTTGCCGAAGAGCTGCACCAGGTCGTCGCGGGTGGTGTCGGCGATGTCGACGCCCACAATCTCGTTGCGGGGCACCATGCAGTCGCGCAGGTGGGTGTCGCTGAAGTCGAGCGCGTTTTCAAATATCTTCATCTCGCGGTCCACCTCCACGTTCTCGTCTTCTTTCTT
This window contains:
- a CDS encoding Fur family transcriptional regulator, translating into MNSNEILDMLQRHGVKPTANRIIIAGALAQASNPLSLSDLEVGIATIDKSSIFRTLATFKEHGLVHVIEDGSDSAKYELCHGTGDEHDSDRHVHFYCERCNRTFCLSQVHVPQVQLPAGYRVRGVNYLVKGLCPRCAAQAAMQQD
- a CDS encoding aminoacyl-histidine dipeptidase is translated as MAKLEPKIVFDQFAQINKIPRPSKHEEKMIEYLKDFGKNHGLETVVDETGNVLIKKPATKGYEDRPTVVLQSHMDMVCDKLVDVDFDFYNDPIQTYVDGDWLRAKGTTLGADDGIGDAIELAILASDDIEHGPIECVFTRDEETELSGAIGMKSDFMSGKYLINLDSEDEGEIFISCAGGCGTEATFNFAREDAPAGYDFILLSLKGLNGGHSGDDIEKKRANAIKILARFLYIEQDKLDLRLASFDSGKMHNAIPRDGKVVAAVPGGMVEQVRKDWEKFQADVKNEYFVTDTNMQFALSSAPVEQVLPREQGRNIVMALQAVDNGVYAMSQAEEISWLVETSSNVSVVETGTDYLKVISLQRSSVNSNLLNMCNTVEAAFRLAGAYNIVHNEANPAWPMKPGSKLVEIAKESYERLFHKEPKVIGIHAGLECGLFAERYPDMDMISFGPTLRNVHTPDECLYIPTVKLVWDHLLDILKHIK
- a CDS encoding hemolysin family protein; protein product: MESSSAWIIVMVVSILLSAFFSGMEIAFVSANKVRVEIDVKKSGLINRIIHVFYNHSDMFISTLLIGNNVVNVVYSIAMSALLTEPLKHTAVGSNEVLMLLLITLISTVVILITGEFLPKAIFRINPNYSLRMFSLPLFMCYLVLYPISKFTEWISQGVMRLLGIKADKSEIGSLSLEELDAYLQENIDKKEDENVEVDREMKIFENALDFSDTHLRDCMVPRNEIVGVDIADTTRDDLVQLFGKTGLSKLVVYHDDIDNVLGFISVSELFVTDVNWKDQVKPVLFAPETMLAKVMMQNLLHEKRSMAIVVDEFGGTAGMVTLEDLVEEIFGDIEDEHDRNRNKLVARQIGDNTYEFSGRKEIEEINEEFHLDLPESDEYQTIAGLILHELEAMPNEGDHIEVEGGYTLTVLRKSAARIELVRVVASGNNDKEVHDE